The Syntrophorhabdaceae bacterium genome has a window encoding:
- a CDS encoding phosphomannomutase/phosphoglucomutase: MNNEIFREYDIRGSVEDDLADDVVRSIGKAFGAYMVRLGKKRAALCRDCRLSSGHYRDILAEAMVESGLDVVDVGLAPTPLFYYSLFNLDVEGGIMITGSHNPPSMNGFKVAVDRATLYGEQIQDMRRIIEAERYVSDVGSYREYKDIVKDYYGYLRKSIKIGKRFNVVMDAGNGTGGVIAAPIMKEFGQNVTELFCDMDGHFPNHFPDPTVEKNLAALRETVLREKADVGIGYDGDADRIGIIDEKGGIIWGDYLMLIYARQVLKEHKGAIFVSEVKCSRNLFDDIAKRGGVPIMWKAGHSLIKQKMREVHAMMGGEMSGHIFFADRFFGYDDAIYASLRFLEIMEEDGRPVSEFLADLPKTYFTPEIRTDCPDRVKFDVVRELTELYRSQYPIIDIDGVRAMFDDGWGLVRPSNTQPILVLRFEADTKEGLDRIQSMVTEDLERIMKKFQGT, encoded by the coding sequence ATGAACAATGAGATCTTCAGAGAGTACGATATCAGGGGAAGCGTGGAGGACGATCTCGCCGATGACGTCGTTCGGAGCATAGGGAAGGCCTTCGGGGCTTACATGGTGAGGCTCGGGAAGAAAAGGGCAGCTCTTTGCCGCGACTGCCGGCTCAGTTCCGGGCATTACCGTGACATTCTGGCCGAAGCCATGGTCGAAAGCGGCCTCGACGTCGTAGATGTCGGCCTCGCGCCGACGCCGCTCTTTTATTATTCGCTTTTCAACCTCGATGTCGAAGGCGGCATCATGATAACAGGGAGCCACAACCCTCCCAGCATGAACGGTTTCAAGGTTGCCGTCGACAGGGCAACGCTCTATGGCGAGCAGATACAGGATATGAGGAGGATCATCGAGGCGGAAAGATACGTGAGCGACGTGGGATCATACCGCGAATACAAGGATATCGTGAAAGACTATTACGGGTATCTGCGCAAGAGCATAAAGATAGGAAAGAGGTTCAACGTCGTCATGGATGCCGGCAATGGCACGGGAGGGGTTATCGCGGCTCCCATCATGAAGGAGTTCGGCCAGAATGTGACGGAGCTGTTTTGCGACATGGACGGCCATTTCCCCAACCATTTCCCCGACCCCACGGTGGAGAAGAACCTTGCCGCTCTCAGGGAGACCGTTCTCAGGGAAAAGGCGGATGTCGGTATCGGATATGACGGTGATGCCGACCGGATAGGCATCATCGATGAGAAGGGCGGCATCATATGGGGCGATTATCTCATGCTCATCTATGCCCGGCAGGTCCTCAAGGAACACAAGGGGGCGATATTCGTTTCGGAAGTCAAGTGCTCCCGGAACCTGTTCGACGATATAGCGAAGCGCGGCGGCGTTCCCATCATGTGGAAGGCGGGCCATTCGCTCATCAAGCAGAAGATGAGGGAGGTCCACGCCATGATGGGCGGAGAGATGAGCGGTCACATCTTTTTCGCCGACCGTTTTTTCGGCTACGACGACGCCATCTACGCATCTTTGCGGTTCCTCGAAATAATGGAGGAGGACGGCAGGCCCGTATCCGAGTTCCTCGCCGACCTGCCGAAGACGTATTTCACGCCGGAGATACGCACGGATTGCCCGGACAGGGTGAAGTTCGATGTCGTGCGGGAACTGACGGAACTCTATCGCTCGCAGTATCCCATCATAGACATCGACGGCGTGCGGGCGATGTTCGACGATGGCTGGGGACTCGTTCGTCCCTCCAACACGCAACCCATCCTTGTTCTGAGGTTCGAGGCCGACACGAAGGAGGGCCTCGACCGCATCCAGTCGATGGTGACCGAAGATCTGGAAAGGATAATGAAGAAGTTTCAGGGAACGTGA
- a CDS encoding TIGR03960 family B12-binding radical SAM protein, whose product MFDIPRNILRPARYIGCEPNHVKKDLKDVKVRFALCYPDIYEIAMSYYGLFLLYEIANNVEGVWCERCFAPWADMEEHLRRSGTALGTLESKTPLHAMDLIGFSLTYELNVTNVLNMLSLGGVKIRAEERKGNDPIVIGGGPLMLNPKPYERFFDIIVAGEGDEVLVSLLNTARSMKGESRDRMIAELAKLEGVHSPFAPSPKVKRLFVRDLDNGYHPARPPIPTVDSVHNRLNIEISRGCGNGCRFCLAGFGYRPYRERSFEAVKAAIDEGLSHTGYEEISLLSLSSGDYPFLFDVLEYAKKRYHGLSVSLPSLKIGSIGSDEISAMGQMARTGFTFALEAPTTSLRSRLNKDIDVDSLVAQLPQLRALGWRRLKLYLMVGFPWETQDDLVAIRDVIAPFRSAGMDVNLSVSPFTPKPHTPFQWLPMDDESVLTEKIMIIKDALKRTGVRVRYRDTSVSVVESIVARADEHLAPLFEHLHAKGVRLEAWREFFSFEPYRQWFDENSTDMKTYTGGRDTAGTLPWDMVDMGLGDGFLVKELDKAASGEMTVSCLSGCAGCGLGCSVQGREGRQDVPDRAIVSGDAAVESTGAAEAPKKFTFRYGKYGDARYIGHLDTMNIIVRAMKASSVRIRTRGKYHPLPKIALTDALPVGVESFSEFIEIETDSGVVVDVSTVGRINERLPSGIKIYEFIEGSLKDMVKEYLFILSADAPVEEGLTLWRRARGRYFYLWHGKGVKQLWMQGCFTRIIKVESRRMHGI is encoded by the coding sequence ATGTTTGATATCCCGCGAAACATTCTCAGGCCGGCACGTTATATCGGCTGCGAGCCTAATCATGTGAAGAAGGACCTGAAGGACGTCAAGGTTCGCTTTGCCCTGTGCTATCCCGATATATACGAGATAGCAATGTCCTACTACGGGCTGTTTCTGCTTTACGAGATCGCCAACAACGTTGAGGGGGTCTGGTGCGAGCGCTGTTTCGCTCCCTGGGCGGATATGGAAGAACATCTCAGGCGATCGGGCACGGCCCTTGGGACGCTGGAGTCGAAGACTCCTCTTCACGCCATGGACCTCATAGGGTTCTCGCTGACCTATGAACTCAATGTGACCAACGTTCTCAACATGCTCTCCCTGGGCGGCGTGAAGATACGCGCTGAAGAGCGTAAGGGGAACGACCCCATTGTCATCGGCGGCGGGCCGCTCATGCTCAACCCAAAACCTTACGAGCGTTTCTTCGATATCATTGTGGCGGGTGAAGGTGATGAGGTGCTTGTTTCCCTGCTCAATACGGCACGCAGCATGAAAGGGGAGTCAAGGGACAGGATGATCGCGGAACTGGCCAAACTGGAGGGGGTCCATTCCCCCTTCGCGCCCTCGCCGAAGGTGAAGCGCCTCTTCGTCCGTGATCTTGATAATGGATACCACCCCGCCCGACCTCCCATACCCACCGTGGACAGCGTTCATAACCGACTCAACATCGAGATATCGCGAGGCTGCGGCAACGGCTGCAGGTTCTGCCTTGCCGGGTTCGGTTACCGGCCTTACCGTGAACGGTCCTTCGAGGCGGTAAAGGCCGCTATCGATGAAGGTCTCAGCCACACCGGATACGAGGAGATATCTCTCCTTTCGCTCAGTTCGGGTGATTACCCCTTTCTCTTCGACGTGCTGGAATATGCAAAGAAAAGGTATCACGGCCTGTCGGTGAGCCTGCCGTCGCTCAAGATAGGCAGCATCGGGAGTGACGAGATATCGGCAATGGGCCAGATGGCGCGAACGGGTTTCACCTTTGCCCTCGAGGCCCCGACGACCTCTCTTCGTTCCCGGCTCAACAAGGACATAGACGTGGACAGTCTCGTTGCTCAGTTGCCCCAGCTCAGGGCCCTGGGCTGGCGCAGGCTGAAGCTCTACCTCATGGTCGGTTTTCCCTGGGAGACGCAGGACGATCTCGTCGCCATTCGCGACGTGATAGCGCCATTCCGGTCGGCGGGCATGGACGTGAACCTCTCCGTATCCCCCTTTACACCGAAGCCGCATACGCCTTTCCAGTGGCTCCCCATGGATGACGAAAGTGTCCTCACGGAGAAGATCATGATCATCAAGGACGCCCTGAAAAGGACGGGCGTACGGGTGCGCTACCGCGACACCTCGGTGAGTGTTGTGGAAAGCATTGTCGCGCGGGCGGACGAACATCTCGCACCCCTTTTCGAGCATCTTCATGCAAAGGGGGTGCGTCTCGAGGCATGGAGGGAATTCTTTTCCTTCGAACCTTACCGGCAATGGTTCGATGAGAATTCGACGGATATGAAGACCTACACCGGCGGCCGCGATACGGCCGGCACGCTGCCCTGGGATATGGTCGACATGGGTCTTGGGGATGGTTTCCTCGTTAAGGAATTGGATAAGGCGGCGTCGGGGGAGATGACGGTGTCTTGCCTGAGCGGCTGCGCCGGCTGCGGTCTGGGATGCTCGGTTCAAGGAAGAGAAGGCCGACAGGACGTACCCGACAGGGCCATAGTCTCCGGAGATGCCGCTGTGGAGAGTACAGGCGCCGCCGAGGCGCCGAAAAAGTTCACCTTTCGCTATGGCAAATACGGTGATGCACGCTACATCGGTCATCTTGACACCATGAACATTATCGTGAGGGCCATGAAGGCCTCGAGTGTCAGGATCAGGACGAGGGGAAAGTATCATCCGTTGCCGAAGATAGCCCTGACGGACGCTCTTCCCGTGGGCGTGGAAAGCTTTAGTGAATTTATCGAGATCGAGACGGACAGCGGCGTGGTCGTGGATGTGTCGACGGTGGGAAGGATCAACGAAAGGCTTCCATCGGG
- a CDS encoding DUF72 domain-containing protein — protein sequence MIGTSGFSFDDWIGEVYPQGTKKQDMLSHYVNRLGFRALEVNYTYYSMPSRKTMESFARRTTSDFSFVVKAYKGITHSIIGDIRETCRLFKEGIEPLGESMKALLFQFPYMFLPTDENIGYLRKIRDEFADYESIIEFRNARWFEERYFDLLRELSLGFCVVDEPRLKGLMPFTPVLTSQTGYFRFHGRNRAWFREPVDVRYDYLYTEKELKTFVQPVEDIASKTAGTTFVFFNNCHAGKAARNALMMIELLRQKPSLDAAAQAAPHN from the coding sequence TTGATCGGAACAAGCGGTTTTTCTTTTGATGATTGGATAGGCGAGGTTTACCCGCAGGGCACGAAAAAGCAGGACATGCTGTCCCACTATGTCAACAGGCTGGGGTTCAGGGCCCTGGAGGTGAACTACACATATTATTCCATGCCGTCCCGCAAGACCATGGAATCCTTCGCACGACGGACGACGTCGGATTTTTCCTTTGTTGTGAAGGCATACAAAGGCATCACTCATTCAATCATCGGCGATATAAGAGAAACATGCCGTCTCTTTAAAGAGGGCATCGAACCGCTGGGAGAGAGCATGAAGGCCCTTCTGTTCCAATTTCCTTACATGTTCCTCCCCACTGACGAGAATATCGGATACCTTCGAAAGATAAGGGATGAGTTTGCGGACTATGAGTCGATCATCGAATTCCGCAACGCCAGATGGTTCGAGGAACGATATTTCGACCTTCTCAGGGAATTGTCGCTCGGGTTTTGCGTTGTTGACGAGCCCAGGCTCAAGGGCCTCATGCCCTTCACACCCGTTCTGACATCGCAGACGGGATACTTCCGTTTTCACGGGAGGAACAGGGCATGGTTCAGGGAACCCGTCGATGTCCGGTATGATTACCTGTATACAGAGAAGGAATTGAAGACATTCGTACAACCTGTTGAGGATATTGCCTCAAAAACCGCCGGTACGACCTTCGTCTTTTTCAACAACTGCCATGCAGGCAAAGCGGCCAGGAATGCCCTCATGATGATCGAGCTTTTGCGTCAGAAGCCGTCATTGGATGCGGCGGCACAGGCCGCTCCCCACAACTGA
- a CDS encoding TIGR00730 family Rossman fold protein — protein sequence MEKQYVIDDINLKESWRLFHIMAEFVEGFENLNEVNPAITVFGSARCQKGHDLYEKTYGLAKLLAKNGFNIITGGGGGVMEAANKGARDGGAKSIGINIELPFEQKPNPYANVRLSYRYFFVRKVMFLKYAMAYVVMPGGFGTLDELFEAITLIQTKKMRPFPVILYDSTYWKGLVDWMKEQMLEHSRILKEDLEIFKIMDDPQEIVDYVKRFVIL from the coding sequence ATGGAGAAACAATACGTCATAGACGATATAAACCTGAAGGAATCCTGGAGACTCTTCCATATCATGGCTGAATTCGTGGAAGGCTTTGAAAATCTTAACGAGGTCAACCCTGCCATCACCGTTTTCGGCAGCGCCCGCTGCCAGAAGGGCCACGATCTTTACGAGAAGACGTACGGACTGGCCAAGCTCCTCGCCAAGAACGGGTTCAACATTATTACCGGGGGCGGGGGCGGCGTCATGGAGGCGGCGAACAAGGGGGCAAGAGACGGAGGAGCCAAATCCATCGGCATCAACATCGAACTGCCCTTCGAGCAAAAACCCAATCCCTACGCAAACGTCCGGTTGAGCTACCGGTACTTCTTCGTCCGTAAGGTCATGTTCCTCAAGTATGCCATGGCCTATGTCGTTATGCCCGGCGGCTTCGGCACCCTCGACGAGCTCTTCGAGGCCATCACCCTCATCCAGACCAAGAAAATGAGACCTTTCCCTGTTATCCTCTACGACTCAACATACTGGAAGGGACTCGTTGACTGGATGAAGGAGCAAATGCTCGAGCACAGCAGAATCCTCAAGGAAGACCTCGAGATCTTCAAGATAATGGACGACCCCCAGGAGATCGTCGATTACGTGAAGAGGTTTGTGATCCTTTGA